The Christiangramia flava JLT2011 genome has a segment encoding these proteins:
- a CDS encoding phosphatase PAP2 family protein translates to MLEKLQDWDRRLFVFLNNLGIERYDSFWIFVTDPRHWIPLYILFFALFFIAYHWKKAVFTSLFLLASVFTTWGFTNLVKGFFTRLRPNNNPDLSDLIRVLQEPTNYSFFSGHSSTSFCATTFVVLALREKYPWIFIAYLWPIIFVLSRIYVGVHYPGDILVGMIVGISFAFLFYRIYLKSGRRLY, encoded by the coding sequence ATGCTCGAAAAACTGCAGGATTGGGACAGGAGATTGTTCGTATTTCTGAACAATCTCGGGATTGAAAGATACGATTCCTTCTGGATATTTGTTACAGATCCCCGTCACTGGATACCACTTTATATCCTGTTCTTTGCTCTTTTCTTCATTGCTTATCACTGGAAAAAAGCAGTTTTTACCTCTTTGTTCTTATTGGCTTCGGTTTTTACAACCTGGGGTTTTACCAATCTGGTCAAGGGTTTTTTCACAAGATTAAGACCTAATAACAATCCCGATCTTTCAGATTTAATAAGAGTGCTTCAGGAACCTACTAATTACAGTTTCTTTTCCGGGCATTCTTCAACTTCTTTTTGCGCGACTACCTTCGTAGTTTTGGCCCTGAGGGAAAAATATCCCTGGATCTTTATTGCGTATCTGTGGCCTATCATCTTCGTTTTAAGCCGAATTTATGTGGGTGTCCATTATCCTGGAGACATCCTGGTGGGAATGATCGTGGGGATCAGTTTTGCATTTTTATTCTATAGGATCTATCTAAAGTCGGGTAGAAGGTTGTATTAG
- a CDS encoding Sec-independent protein translocase subunit TatA/TatB, with protein MLSIPLFISGAEIAFIMFILVMVFGADKIPEIAKGLGKGMKAIRNASNDIKSEIQRSAEKQGIDTDFTKDIRGEIDKVKEDIDEITGSIKRRN; from the coding sequence ATGCTAAGTATACCGTTGTTCATAAGTGGTGCCGAGATCGCCTTTATCATGTTCATCTTAGTGATGGTTTTTGGTGCCGATAAAATTCCTGAAATTGCCAAAGGTTTAGGGAAAGGAATGAAAGCCATCAGGAATGCCTCAAACGATATTAAAAGTGAAATTCAGAGAAGTGCCGAAAAACAAGGTATTGATACAGATTTTACCAAAGATATCCGCGGCGAGATCGACAAGGTCAAAGAGGATATTGATGAGATTACCGGTTCCATCAAACGCAGAAACTAA